From the genome of Rhizobium oryzihabitans:
CGGCGCGCGCGCCGTTGGTGATCGTCTCCAGCATCGCATCCTTGTCGGACCAGAGGCGCGGGCGGATATTCGGGTCGAAGACCACGGGTTTGCCGGCGGCTTTCGCCCGGCGCAGTTCGGCCAGGAAGGTATCGACATCGTGGCGCGAGGAGAGAATGGCAAGCGTGATGCCGGAAAAATAGATGACGTCGGCGTTTTCCACCGTCCTGCGCAGGTGATCCGCATCGGCGGCAAGCTGTCTTGCAGCAGCGGCGTTGCGCCAGTAGCTGAAGGTGCGCTCACCATCTTTGAGGTTGATCAGGTAGAGACCGGGCGTGCCACCCTTGATGCGGCGGATTTTTTCCGTGCCGATGCCGGCGTCCGCGATAAAGGCCAGCATGTCTTCCGAAAGAGGATCGTCGCCGAGCGCTGTGAAATAATCCACGGACCAGTCTTCCGGCAGGCAGGCACGCGCATACCAGGCCGTATTGAAGGTATCGCCAGCAAAACCCTTGCGCAGAAGCCCGTTTCCGGCCTGCGAGAGTTCCACCATGCATTCGCCAATCGACAGAAACCGTCCGCCCACGCCATCGTCCTCCTCTTGCTGCATCTTCGGGATTACGACGACAGGCGGTGCCTGACAAGCCCGCTTCGAGGTGATTTTGGGCATTTGCGAAGTTCCGGTTTACGCAAGGGCAGCTGCTTTATATTCTCGCGCCAACCCTCACCAGGAGATCGCTCATGCCGAAAACCCATGCCCCGGTCCACAAATCCCAAGCGCAATCGGACTGGTGGAGGGGAGCGGTGATCTATCAGGTCTATCCACGATCCTTTCAGGACACCACGGGCGACGGATACGGTGATCTTGCCGGGGTGACGAAGCGGCTGTCCTATATTGCCTCGCTCGGCGTAGACGCCATCTGGCTCTCGCCTTTCTTCACCTCGCCCATGGCCGACATGGGTTATGACGTTTCAGATTATTGCAATGTCGATCCGATGTTCGGCACGCTTTCGGATT
Proteins encoded in this window:
- a CDS encoding sugar kinase encodes the protein MGGRFLSIGECMVELSQAGNGLLRKGFAGDTFNTAWYARACLPEDWSVDYFTALGDDPLSEDMLAFIADAGIGTEKIRRIKGGTPGLYLINLKDGERTFSYWRNAAAARQLAADADHLRRTVENADVIYFSGITLAILSSRHDVDTFLAELRRAKAAGKPVVFDPNIRPRLWSDKDAMLETITNGARAATLVMPSFDDEASHFGDGSVEVTIDRYRGLGVANVVVKDGAKGATLDFGGNRSHASAVEAVEVVDTTSAGDSFNGAFLARYVTGSSPQEAAVFAARAAATVIGHHGALISPELLPLVG